TAATTCAATTGTATGTGGTTTTtacctgccatttttttttctaatctatgAAAACAGAAGCTTTTATAAAGTTCAGCAGAGCATCTGGAATCTCTTAGGATTTTATTATTAAGAGCTCATCATTTATATCCCAGAAGGGCTCTAAGATAGAAACCCAAGATTTTCCCAAGATAGGTGTATTTGTTAGTTGGTCATGTGTTTGTAATCATGGAGCCCCGGCACTAACAATCCATGCTGCCTTCCTTTAAGATAAACTTGTACTTGATTCCTACAAACACATCTAGCCTAGTAGAGTCTCTACTAGGCTTCCTATCTTAATTCTCCTCACTGCTGCATTTTTTTCACACTCTGTTGTTTATGGCTAAAATGTCCTCTTTGAACGGAAGGTGATCATATTTAGATGGCACTACATTGATTGGTGGACTTATTAGAAATgctcaattaaaaaagaaaagcttctTTATCAATATGTCCCCAGAtactttttttctaagaattacACAACAAcctagaaacttttttttaaagagagagagagaattttttaatatttattttttagtttttggtggacacaacatctttgtttgtgtgtggtgctgaggattgaacccgggccacacacatgccaggccagcgcgctaccacttgagccacatccccagccctagaaactTTTAATTATCTGTAGTATATACCAATTACTCAGATTTCATCTGAATCAAGATTTAAGATGTTATTTCAGTTATGCTTCAGAGTAAAATCATATCCAaaaatgtaattttgcataattaACTTTGATATCTGCTTTACTTTTAGGAGGAGCCTGTTATAGTTAATAAATTCTGGTTTGTTAGCTGTACACAAAAATAAGAATgttagggctgggattatagctcagcggtgtgaggcactgggttcagtcctcagcaccacataaaaataaataaataaagatttgtgtccacattaaaaaaaaatctttaaaaaagtaataaaagagtGTTGTCAGAACTATAGTTGTGCAGTCTCCACATCCATTTGCCATCATTTTGTAGCTTCTGCCATACATGTTCATCTTGCCCTCTAGATTCCTAGCTTAGGAATTTCCCAACTAGTTTCTCTCAGCAACTTTTTCTATTTGACAGAATCTTGGCTAGTTGTTAATCTtccagagatttttgttttatgttagtTATTTGAGGTCATTTGGTCAGTAATTTGGACTCTTTCATTTCCTGTTCCTCTGTCtcaatttttaattgaatatatcTCACTTATCTCATCCTCCCTCACTCCCTTTTGTAGAAAGAGTGTTTCCTGGCATTGACTCCTTTTCCAGCCTTTTTCACCATGACTTATAACCCTTCTCACTCATCCTTCTCCCCCATCCAGAACCTTGCATATTCTAGACAAGTGCTctcctctgagctacattcccagcgctgcctttaaaaaaacaaaaaagggctgaagttgtggctcagtgatagagcatttgcctggcatgtgtgaggccctgggttagatcctcagcaccacatataaataaataaaataaaagatccatttacaactaaaaagtatttaaaaattttttttgagacagcatctgcCTGCCTCCTAGTTAACTACTTAAACTACAATGCCCCTTAAAAACCTCTAATGGCTACCATATTATAgttaaatgcaaaaaaatcaatagatgtTGTAAAATGAGGTAGGGATTTAgggtatagcttaatggtagagagcttgcttctTCAGCACAAAGCCCCGAGTTTAATTCCCCAGCATTGAGGAGAAAGTAGATGGGATTATAACTGTGATTAGTAAGTGAGGATTTTtgatgctacaaaaaaaaaaaaaccactaaataaTATTGACTCACTGGTGAGAAAGTTGTTCCCATTCCAATTCTCTTTCAATCCTTGTGACCTCAAATTATAGTCTTAATCTGGTGCAAACATGTCTTCCACATCACTAGAATGCCTTCTAATCTCCCTCATACAACAAGAATAATATCTAGCCtgaatttaatatttgtattgTTAAATGCTATTTATTGTGAATTATACTGATTTCACATTTACAGTAGGGttataaagtttcttttaaaaataaatccttaggctggggatgtggctcaagcggtagtgcgctcacctggcaggcatgcggccggggttcgatcctcagcaccacatacaaacaaaaatgttgtgtctgctgaaaactaaaaataaatattaaaattctcaaaaaaaaaaaaagtaaaaataaatccttttgaGGGGCTGAAGATTTAGCttgtggtagaatacttgccttgcatgtgggaggccctggattcaatcctccagtactgcaataaataattaaatctgATTGagtaaaaaaatgttaagtgtttttttaaaaataagtaatagtACAAGCGAAACACAAATGTACTTTTTATCACTATGGTATATGCAAATAACTGAAGTTTAGGAAATACTGAAACCACAATATTCAAATACATGTTGGGAAAAATTACAAACTAGTTAATGATCATGCATCCTCACAGGCATAGGCTTCTTAAGTAATACCTGATATTCCAGgggcaaaacaaaataaaaataagaaaggaatcatttgttcttaaatatttactataaatttttttaaagaaactcccTCACACATTTAAAACACAGAACTTAATTGAGTAAAGTGCATCTATATTCAGATTTTGTGTCCCCTCCCACTGCATCCCATGGAGCACAAGGATAAAGTATTATACTCCAAGGGGTCCCACACCAGTATATTCCCTCTTCCTGAATAGGTCTACATCtatctcatttttagtttttcttcctttctttctttctttcttttttttttttttagtgctttcCCAAATGAGCTTAGAAACTAGTAATCTGAATAGAAGACTTCAAAACACTGATCTCTAAGAATACAAACCTTGCTCTGTTTTTAATCTGGCCAAATAATAAACATGGTTATATTTCTAGGTTAAAGACAAAATGACCGacaatagaagctactctaattCACCAGACAAATTTCCTGTCTTCTCTGATTCTGCCCACTTGCCGCTGCCCAGGTCCTTCTATCTGGACCCCATGGTCACTTTCCACCTGTGTCCTGAGGCCCCAGTGCCATCTCCTTACTCTGAAGAGCTGCCATTGCTGCCATTTTCCAGTGACTCCCTGATCATGGAAAATTATGGTGAACCCTGCTCCTTCACATTCCCAATGCCTTATCCAAATTACAGAAGGTGTGAATACTCCTATGGGCCAGCCTTTATCCGGAAACGGAATGAGCGGGAAAGGCAACGGGTAAAGTGTGTCAACGAAGGCTATGCCCAACTACGACATCATCTGCCAGAGGAGTATCTGGAGAAACGACTAAGCAAAGTGGAAACCCTTAGAGCCGCAATCAAGTACATTAACTACCTGCAGTCACTTTTGTGCCCTGATAAACCCGAGACCAAGAATAATGCCAGAAAAGACTCCTCCCTAATGGCAACCACCAGTCACCATGCTGACCCTATTTTTAGAATTGTTTGAATCAGCATTTCAAAATAGAGACAGATAATTTCACAAAATAAGATCTCTGACAGCATCCTTCAATAGTTTTTTTCTATATGTAATTTCTGTGTGGGCAGATACAGTTCCCATACTAACCTATGCTGGGTATTAATAATACATTATCTTATGTAGACTGATAAAATGCTTTGCTCATTTCTTTCAAGAGCTCTAGTAGAACAGAATGGATTTCCCAGGAACCTCTGTACTTTTCACCCTGCCCTTCTCACACACTTGGCCCACTTCTCAGGTGTCAGAAGCTCTCACAAAAGCATGAAAAGTAACGAGTGACTACTCAGTGCTAGAGGTATATCTTGCAGCTACTTTGTGCTAAGCTGTCACAATGAATCTGCCTTGATTTGTCAGATGTTTGGTGGttcttatttatttggtgttgacAAGAAGTCACAATGAGAAAACATCTCAGAGTAAAAACAAAAGTAGTCTATAAAACTTTTTGTCCTTTGAAAAGATTTCAGATTTATCTTTTTCCTGCACTTAGATTTCCTTAGGAAGCTTAGTACAGAGCTTCAGAAGGCAGTCTCTGGACACTAACTGCCTCAGTTTCAAATTTCACTCCTGCTTTCATTCTAGATCTTGGTTCTTCATCTGCAGTGTATGAATAATAACAGCAACACCCCTGTGTTTATTATGAGGATTAACTGTGCCTAACACTGAGTACATATCCATAACCATTGTTttctatcatcattattatttttatcttgttttgtcCATAGTATTACCATCCTCCAGCCCAGAAAACTTTCAGCTGCCAGGCCTTTCCTTCACCCTTGGGAAGGAGAGTCCCTGGCCTGTATCTTAGAGATTGCCTTCAAAATGTCTCCATTTCTACTCAAGGCTAGCTTCAGTGCTTCcatccctcttttttttaattattattttttagttgtaaatagacataatacctttatttctttttatgtggtactaaggatcaaaccc
This portion of the Ictidomys tridecemlineatus isolate mIctTri1 chromosome 4, mIctTri1.hap1, whole genome shotgun sequence genome encodes:
- the Ascl3 gene encoding achaete-scute homolog 3; the protein is MTDNRSYSNSPDKFPVFSDSAHLPLPRSFYLDPMVTFHLCPEAPVPSPYSEELPLLPFSSDSLIMENYGEPCSFTFPMPYPNYRRCEYSYGPAFIRKRNERERQRVKCVNEGYAQLRHHLPEEYLEKRLSKVETLRAAIKYINYLQSLLCPDKPETKNNARKDSSLMATTSHHADPIFRIV